The following are encoded together in the Astyanax mexicanus isolate ESR-SI-001 chromosome 8, AstMex3_surface, whole genome shotgun sequence genome:
- the map4k2 gene encoding mitogen-activated protein kinase kinase kinase kinase 2, producing MNTIGVSFLDPLDDYEILHRIGNGTYGDVFKARSIKTSEIAAIKIVKLDPGDDISSIQQEITTMKECKHKNIVAYYGSYHRNTKLWICMEYCGGGSLQDIYHVTGPLKEKQIAYICRETLQGLNHLHETGKIHRDIKGANILLTERGDVKLADFGVAAEISASVAKRKSFIGTPYWMAPEVAAVEKKGGYNHLCDIWAVGITAIELAELQPPMFDLHPMKALMLMSKSSFQPPKLKDKAKWSPGFHSFVKMCLTKSPRKRPTAETLLQHPFVTQLLTRNLVIELLDMANNPDLHQALTIEDNDQDAYDDTPDKIRSKGKCLPVERSLSEEQFDQVKFAPLRRKETDPYPDLGSCDDWSVSGDEPESPSLLECVEEELQQRSLTVKRVSPFEWGKRKSGMFSAPPVSATASLPPMSSFSSAQDDKDQTLRPSTTLRPDTAPRPSSVLIRCSASQDVRQWCSDPCVPEGGEDEQKTLTRTTSKDSALSPEWSTMRKKAEDSRAESHGLPPTPQVHMGACFSKVFNGCPLKIHCAVTWVYPKTRDQFLILGAEEGVYILNLNELHEDTLEKLLPQRCTWLYVMNNVLMSVSGKSSQLYSHRLTALFEQRGHLQKKQSHLSLSTNRFTERIIHRKFAVSLKIPDTKGCRKCSVARNPYTDSTFLCAAVPSGLVLLLWYEPLQKFMHLKHIPVSLPDPLPIFELLVLVTDELPQLCVGVRECRLGNDELQTEQQLEFDIIHLNGTPNSQPDTDCIRAVQVTQLDRDTVLIALEKTVQIVNLQGVPSKELASELDFGFPVETLVCLQDSVLAFWKHGLKGRSLHNCQVTQEITDETRVFRVLGTNRDIVLQSTPTDNPSSTSNLYILTGHESSY from the exons gGGATGATATCTCATCTATCCAGCAGGAGATCACCACGATGAAGGAGTGCAAGCATAAGAACATTGTGGCCTATTATGGCAGCTACCACAG GAACACAAAGCTGTGGATCTGTATGGAGTACTGTGGAGGAGGGTCATTACAAGACATCTACCACG TGACTGGACCCCTGAAGGAGAAACAGATTGCTTATATCTGCAGGGAAACTCTGCAG GGTTTAAATCATCTCCACGAGACTGGCAAAATTCACAGGGATATTAAG ggAGCGAACATACTGCTCACTGAACGAGGAGACGTCAAACTGG cTGATTTTGGGGTTGCTGCAGAGATCAGTGCCTCTGTTGCCAAGAGGAAGTCTTTTATTGGAACTCCCTACTG GATGGCTCCTGAGGTTGCAGCCGTGGAGAAGAAGGGTGGTTATAACCACTTGTGTGACATCTGGGCCGTGGGCATCACTGCTATTGAGCTAGCAGAGCTGCAGCCACCCATGTTTGATCTTCATCCCATGAA AGCTCTGATGTTGATGTCCAAGAGCAGCTTCCAGCCTCCCAAACTGAAAGACAAAGCAAAATG GTCTCCAGGCTTTCATAGCTTTGTGAAGATGTGTTTGACTAAGAGTCCACGAAAGAGACCCACAGCAGAAACACTTTTACAG CATCCCTTTGTGACACAGTTACTGACCAGAAACCTGGTCATTGAGCTGCTGGACATGGCCAACAACCCAGATCTGCACCAAGCACTTACGATTGAGGACAATGACCAGGAT GCATACGATGACACGCCAGATAAGATTCGGTCTAAGGGAAAGTGTTTACCAGTGGAGAGGAGTCTGTCTGAGGAACAGT TTGACCAGGTGAAGTTTGCCCCTCTGCGGAGGAAGGAGACAGACCCATATCCAGATCTG GGCTCATGTGATGACTGGAGCGTTTCAGGGGATGAACCAGAGTCGCC GAGTCTTCTGGAATGTGTGGAAGAGGAGCTGCAGCAGAG GAGTCTGACAGTAAAAAGGGTTTCACCGTTTGAG TGGGGGAAGAGGAAAAGTGGGATGTTCAGTGCTCCACCAGTCTCTGCCACTGCTTCACTTCCTCCCATGAGCTCCTTCAGCTCTGCTCAGGATGACAAAGACCAGACTCTGAGGCCCAGCACAACCTTGCGGCCTGACACTGCCCCACGGCCAAGCTCAG TTCTTATTAGGTGCTCAGCCAGTCAGGATGTGCGGCAGTGGTGCAGTGACCCTTGTGTTCCTGAGGGGGGCGAGGATGAGCAGAAAACGCTGACCAGAACAACCAGCAAGGACAGTGCTCTCTCTCCTGAGTGGAGCACCATGAGGAAGAAGGCAGAAGACTCG AGAGCTGAATCTCACGGACTCCCTCCCACCCCCCAAGTCCAT ATGGGGGCCTGCTTTTCCAAAGTCTTCAATGGCTGCCCACTAAAAATCCATTGTGCCGTGACGTGGGTTTATCCAAAGACTAGAG ATCAGTTCCTGATTTTAGGAGCAGAAGAGGGGGTCTACATACTCAACTTAAACGAGCTTCATGAGGACACTTTGGAAAAG TTGCTTCCGCAGAGATGTACCTGGCTGTATGTCATGAACAACGTCCTTATGTCTGTCTCTG GGAAATCATCTCAGCTTTACTCTCATCGTTTGACAGCTCTGTTTGAGCAGCGCGGACACTTACAGAAGAAGCAGAGTCACTTATCACTCAGCACCAACCGCTTCACTGAAAGAATCATTCACAG GAAGTTTGCAGTATCACTGAAGATCCCAGACACTAAAGGTTGTCGGAAGTGCAGTGTGG CTCGCAACCCGTACACTGACAGCACATTCCTGTGTGCAGCTGTTCCCTCTGGCcttgtgttgctgctgtggtaTGAACCCCTGCAGAAATTCATGCACCTTAAG CACATACCCGTAAGCTTGCCTGACCCTCTACCCATCTTTGAGCTGCTGGTTTTGGTGACAGATGAGCTTCCTCAGCTCTGTGTTGGAGTGAGAGAATGCAGGCTGGGAAACGATGAACTTCAGACAGAGCAGCAGCTGGAGTTTGACATCATACATCTGAACGGCACTCCGAATTCTCAACCAG acactGACTGTATAAGAGCAGTACAAGTAACACAACTGGACAGAGATACAGTTCTAATTGCACTAGAAA aaaCAGTGCAGATTGTAAATCTGCAGGGTGTCCCTAGCAAAGAGCTGGCCTCAGAACTGGACTTTGGATTTCCTGTTGAGACTTTAG tttgtttACAGGACAGCGTTTTAGCCTTCTGGAAACACGGACTTAAAGGACGAAGTCTGCACAACTGCCAG GTAACACAAGAAATCACAGATGAAACTAGAGTGTTTCGGGTTTTAGGCACAAACAG AGACATTGTTCTACAGAGCACCCCAACGGACAACCCTTCATCCACCAGCAATTTATACATTTTGACTGGTCATGAGAGCAGCTACTGA